From the genome of Terriglobales bacterium:
CACGATCGTTTCCACGGTACCACGTCAGGTAAAAGCGGCCGGAGCGCGGATCGCGAAACAAATTGGGATTCTGATTTCTCTGATTGGGGACGCGCTGAACCAGGATTTTAATCTCTTTGATGTGAACGCCGTCGGCTGTTGTACCCAGCACAATATAGCTGCTTGGGGTGTCGTAATCGCGTGTAAACGCCAGGTAGAGGAGATCGCGTTGTTTCCGGTCCGCATGCGCCAGTACTGACGGCCAGCGTGCGTTGGTTAGCAGCGGATTCTGTGCATACTTTGTCCAATTCACCAGATCGTTGCTGCGCGCTAAACCGATTCCTCTACCCTCATTCAACCCATACCATCCCCAATAGCGGAACCCTCCACGCTTGAGTTCCAGCACGCTCAACGTGTGGGGGAACTGATCACCTTCCCACTGCTGGGACTCCGGAAGAACCTGGCGAGGGGTCGTTAAGTTCAAATATGTGGGTTGAGAGTTACTCGGCTTCCGGTCCTGTGCCAACGACGGCAGCGTAAACGCAAGCACGGCCAGAACAAAGCTTAGATGGATTCTCATTATTCTTGCGGTAAACTCCGGATTCTCTTATTAACCAATTGCCGTCCTCTTTTTCGATCCCCGAGCATCGCTAGCGTTTTCTTGCTGCGCATTCAGCCACAAATTCACCGGGACTTCACGAGGATTGTTGGGCGCGTAAGGCCACGTCACGCGTCTTCCGGTCCCGGCTGATTCATAGGCTGCGTAAATGATCTCCAGCGTAGCTCGCCCGTCGTCCCCAGTTTCCCTTGGCGTTTGGTCCTCAAGAATACAGTCAATAAAATGGCGCATTTCGTGCGGAAACCCATAAAGGTGCGCCTCTTCGAATACTGTGAAAGTCCATCCTTTAGTCTCGCCTGCCTTCTCCACTGCGTATCCATAACCTTTTGAGCTATAGGTTTCCATTGAGCTGCCGTGCAGAAGGTCGCAGTAGATCACGCCCTCGGTGCCGTAAACCTCAACCCGATCATCCATGCCACCCTGTTTCGCCCAACTGTTTTCAATCAGTGCCGTGCCTCCGCCCTCGAATTCCACCAGCACAACGCAGTTGTCCTCACCCTTGGTGCGTCCGCTGTGGAGCACGCGCTGGCAGTGCGCCACAACGCTCTTTGGCTTTGGTTTGCCGTACATCCACCGGGCCCACTCAATGCCGTGGCAGCCCATGTCCATCAAAGCTCCGCCGCCCGAGCGCCGTATGTCGTAGAACCAGTCCGAGTGCGGGCCGGAATGTTTTTCACCTTGCTTGACCATGTACACCTTGCCCACGGCACCCTCATCTACCAAGTGCTTCACGCGGGCATATTTTGGAGAAAAGCAGATCGTCTCCGCGTACATAAGTTTGGCCTTGTGCCGCTTGCATGCAGAAATCATCTCCTCAGCGTCTGCCAAGGTGTGCGCGATCGGTTTTTCAAGAATTACGTGCTTGCCTGCCTGCGCGGCAGCAACCACGATTTCTCGATGAAGGTCGTTGGGCACGCCAATAACTACGGCGTCTACGTCCTTGCGCTCCAGCAACTGCCGATAATCGGTTGCGGTAAACGGCACCTTCCACTTGCGGGCAAACTCTTCAACCCTTTGCCGATTCGGCGAGCATACGGCCGTTATTGTGGCGTTCGGAACTTCCTGGAATGCCTCGGCATGAATGTTCGACGAAAAAGCTGATCCAATAATGCCCACTCTCACGCGATCCATGCATCCTCGTTTCCAAGCATTAGGTTTTAATCTCGCAGCCCGGACATTCTGGATAGTAGGTATTGCCTTTGTAATCGAGTTCTTCGATTCCCGCAGCAGAAGTGTAATAGCCGCGAATCGCTTGGTGCCGGGCGAGGTCAAAGAACTTTTGCAGAGGCGTCGCCGGCTCGCCCTGCCCGGTTGTGAAAAGCAGTTTCTGTTGTTCGGCTTCGCTGAGCTGCAAAAATCCGCGGCCATAGCGCTGCTTCGCGCTCTCCTGAAGCGCCGCAATTCCCGCTCGTGCAACCGCCTGCGGATCCGCAGTTTCGAGTTCACGCACCGGTGTCTCACCGTAATAAGCGACCGCGAGCGCGCGGTGCGAAGCATCAAGTTGCCGGGCAGCATCTCGCACGCCTGCGCTGGAATGGAGCCACAAGTCCAACCAATGCGTAGTTTGATCCAGGGCCGCCGCATCAACTTTGCCCAGCACGACCTCGATCATGCGGGTAACGAGCTGGAACTCTTCTGCAGCAAAGAACTGTGGCCGGTACGGCGCGGGACCGGGCTGCACATATTCGGTCTCGCTGCCGGGTATCGCCGGATGGAGCTTCTCAGCGCTGCTGAGCGCATGCATCAGGTGCTTACTTGAGGGCTCATACAATCCTGGAGGCAGGTCGGCGGCTTGTTGTTCGCCTGCAATTAAAGCCGTAGCCGTTTCAGGCACCAGCCCACTTACCCCGGCCAGAGCGACCAATTCCCCCAGTCGCAATATCCACTGCCGCCGGGTAAGTTCCTCGGGAGTTTCCCGGTGCTCGCTCACAACTCACCTCGACGAAAGGCTTGAGCAATGTGTTCTCCGGCGCGCGCGGAAATGGCCATGATGGTCAGCGTCGGCTCGTAGCAGCCCTGGGTGGTAAAAACCGCGCCATCGGTCACGAATACGTTTCGCGCGTCGTGCACCTTGCAATTGCGGTCCACAACGCTCTTCTTGGGATCGTCCCCCATCCGCGCCGTTCCACACTCATGGATGTTCTTGCCGAATACGCTGAGCTCCCTCCGTGGCTCCGTCACTTCACTCAGTTTCATTTCGCCCAAAATGGCGTTGACGTCCTGACGCATAGCTTTTGCCATTGCCCGGTCGTTCTCTCCATAGCTAGCGCTGATGTGGAGAACAGGAATGCCCCACGCATCTTTCTTTTTGGGGTCCAATTTCACAAAATTGTCCGCGCGAGGCAGACATTCGCCCTGGGCCTCAATCGCAAAGTAGTAGGGAATCTCCTCGCGCACCCGCTTGCGTAGACTGTCCCCTACTTCCGGCATCAGAAACGCATGCTCGTACAACTCCTGGCTGCCGTCACCGTCAAAGCGGTATCCGCGGACAAAATTCGAATTGCGGTTGTGACCCCCATTTGCATTTACATATTTAGGAATGATGAACCCACACGGACGCCCTACCGCTTCCCGTTTTGATGACCGCAAATTCAACATGAATCCGCCGGCGCCCTCAATCGTGAAATGGTCCATGAGGTAGTGGCCCAATACGCCGGTCGAATTTCCCACACCTTGCGGATACGCCGGAGATTGCGAATTCAGCAGGATGCGCGTGGATTCGAGCGCTCCCGCGGCTACCACCACGCTTCGTGCGTAGACTTCTCGACTCTCGCGAGTCACGCGATCAATGTAATGAACTCCCTTCGCGCGCCCGCTGCCATCCATCACCACTTGGCTTACCACGGCATCGCTCACCAGAGTGAATTTTCCCGTGCGGGCAGCGGCCGGAAGCGTCACGGAAGGGCTGTTGAAGTAAGAAGCTGTAAAGCAGCCCCGTTGACACTGGTCGCAATAGTGGCAAGCCGGACGTCCGCGATGCGGCACCGTTAAATTAGCCACGCGATCAGGCATCACACGCCAGCCAAACCGGCGCTCAACCACCTGCTTTGCCTGCAGCGCACCGCAGGAGAGGTTCATCGGTGGCAGGAATTGTCCATCCGGAAACTGCTGCAGCCCCTCGCGTGATCCGCTCACGCCGATGTAGCTCTCCACGCGGTCGTAGTAGGGCTCCAGCTCCTTGTAGCTGATCGGCCAATCTTCGCCGTAGCCATCACGGCTCGCCGCTTTGAATTCGTTGTCGCTGTACCGATAGCTCTCCCGCGCCCAGCAGAATGTCTTACCCCCGACCTGCCGGCCGCGGATCCACATGAATGGCTTGTCAGCTGGAAAGGTGTATGGATGCTCCAGGTCGTTCACAAAGAATTGATGGCTGTATTCGTCGCAGGCGTAGCACAAACGTTGCACCGGTTGTGTGCGCAACAGCTGCTCTTGATTGCCGAAACCACGAAAGTTGAGTTGGTAGGGCCAAACGTGCTCCGTGAAGTCACGCGTGGGTACACGCGGAGGGCCGGCCTCGAGCATCAGGGTGTCAAGACCGCGCTCCGCAACTTCTTTCGCCACCCAGCCGCCGCTGGCGCCCGACCCAATCACAATGACGTCATATATTTTGCGCCGAGGAAGGAGCATGAGCCGGCCAGTGTAGCAAATCGGCCGGCGATGGCCGGTTTGCTCTTCCCGCCGGTCGCCGCTGTTCGCTTCACTGATCTTCCGCTGACTGCTTATCTCAGCCGTTCAGTGATTCTTTACATCTTCCACAGCTTTGGGACGTCTAAAGTGTGCTACACCCGCACAAACTAGCGACCACTCGTCATAAATTGTTAATCAGTGGTGCGCCCGCAGCGTGGGCAGCCACTCCCAAGCAGAAAAGCCGTCTGAGAGGACCAGTGAGATTAAGTATGCATATTACGAAATTGCGCGACGTGGCGGTCATCCACTGCGTGGGCCGCATTGTGTTTGCCGACGAAGCCACTGCTCTGCGCAATACGGTCGAAGCGATCCTCTCCGACTACCCCCAGTGCGTGCTCAACCTGCGCCTGGTGAGCCACATTGACGCCCATGGCCTGGGTATTCTGGCGAAGCTCTGTGCCGCGGCTCGCCGTAGGGGTGGTTCGTTGAAGCTGAGCAACCTGAACCGCAGGTGTCGCGAGCTGTTTAACCTTACTGGGATTGCCTCCGCAATCGAGATCTATGCTTCTGAAGACGAAGCTCTGCGGGCCTGCGAACAACTCGCCTGACACCTAAACATGCAATTTGGGACTTCCCCCATTGGAATTCTCCGGTTACCACGGTCATCTACGCTCACAGCCTGCAGATGAATACCATGGTTTCAGGCGTGCTCGCGCCAGGGTGTGAAACCGCGACGCAGCCGACCTATGGCTCCCAAACTAATAGACGCTATTGCTAACCGCCTTTGTTCCCATGAGTTTGCCTGGCCTCGCCGTCGCACCACAGGCGATTACTACCAGGTTTGTGTACTATGCGGCGCCGAGTACCTCTACGACTGGAATTCCATGACCCGTACCGGGCGCATTGAGCATGGTCATAAGCAGGAGCTTCCAGGGCAGACATTGAACCGTTCCCGACGACGCTCCAACTGGCGCCCACGTGCAAGGCGCCTGCGTCTCAACGCG
Proteins encoded in this window:
- a CDS encoding STAS domain-containing protein, coding for MHITKLRDVAVIHCVGRIVFADEATALRNTVEAILSDYPQCVLNLRLVSHIDAHGLGILAKLCAAARRRGGSLKLSNLNRRCRELFNLTGIASAIEIYASEDEALRACEQLA
- a CDS encoding Gfo/Idh/MocA family oxidoreductase — encoded protein: MDRVRVGIIGSAFSSNIHAEAFQEVPNATITAVCSPNRQRVEEFARKWKVPFTATDYRQLLERKDVDAVVIGVPNDLHREIVVAAAQAGKHVILEKPIAHTLADAEEMISACKRHKAKLMYAETICFSPKYARVKHLVDEGAVGKVYMVKQGEKHSGPHSDWFYDIRRSGGGALMDMGCHGIEWARWMYGKPKPKSVVAHCQRVLHSGRTKGEDNCVVLVEFEGGGTALIENSWAKQGGMDDRVEVYGTEGVIYCDLLHGSSMETYSSKGYGYAVEKAGETKGWTFTVFEEAHLYGFPHEMRHFIDCILEDQTPRETGDDGRATLEIIYAAYESAGTGRRVTWPYAPNNPREVPVNLWLNAQQENASDARGSKKRTAIG
- a CDS encoding GMC family oxidoreductase, translated to MLLPRRKIYDVIVIGSGASGGWVAKEVAERGLDTLMLEAGPPRVPTRDFTEHVWPYQLNFRGFGNQEQLLRTQPVQRLCYACDEYSHQFFVNDLEHPYTFPADKPFMWIRGRQVGGKTFCWARESYRYSDNEFKAASRDGYGEDWPISYKELEPYYDRVESYIGVSGSREGLQQFPDGQFLPPMNLSCGALQAKQVVERRFGWRVMPDRVANLTVPHRGRPACHYCDQCQRGCFTASYFNSPSVTLPAAARTGKFTLVSDAVVSQVVMDGSGRAKGVHYIDRVTRESREVYARSVVVAAGALESTRILLNSQSPAYPQGVGNSTGVLGHYLMDHFTIEGAGGFMLNLRSSKREAVGRPCGFIIPKYVNANGGHNRNSNFVRGYRFDGDGSQELYEHAFLMPEVGDSLRKRVREEIPYYFAIEAQGECLPRADNFVKLDPKKKDAWGIPVLHISASYGENDRAMAKAMRQDVNAILGEMKLSEVTEPRRELSVFGKNIHECGTARMGDDPKKSVVDRNCKVHDARNVFVTDGAVFTTQGCYEPTLTIMAISARAGEHIAQAFRRGEL
- a CDS encoding gluconate 2-dehydrogenase subunit 3 family protein produces the protein MSEHRETPEELTRRQWILRLGELVALAGVSGLVPETATALIAGEQQAADLPPGLYEPSSKHLMHALSSAEKLHPAIPGSETEYVQPGPAPYRPQFFAAEEFQLVTRMIEVVLGKVDAAALDQTTHWLDLWLHSSAGVRDAARQLDASHRALAVAYYGETPVRELETADPQAVARAGIAALQESAKQRYGRGFLQLSEAEQQKLLFTTGQGEPATPLQKFFDLARHQAIRGYYTSAAGIEELDYKGNTYYPECPGCEIKT